The genomic segment GGTACGTAGGTGAGTCCGTTGGCCCGCGCGTACTCGGCCAGCCGCGCGCTCTCGCCGGTCGGCCGGGCGTCCAGATGGCCGAGGGCGAGGACGACGACGTCGGCCGTGATCGGGGTTCCGCTCTCCAGGTGGACGGTCTGACGACCGTCCGGTCGGTCCTCGAGGCGGGTCGCCCGATCGGTCAGAACGTCAATGCGGACGTTCGGCGGAGCCGCCGAACGCACGCGATCGAAGACCCAGGAGAGATAGCCGCTCTGGACGCGCCGGCTGACGAACGAGCGACCTTCGACGTCGGGCGTGCCGGTCTCATCGGCCCACTCGTGGAGGGCGGGACCGGCGGCGAGCGGACCGTCGACCAGGACGGTCTCGTCCGGGAACATCGTGACGTCCTCGGCCATCGAGTTCATCAGGAGCAGCGGGGACTGGTCGGCCCGCCAGACCCGGCCCGCGCCGGGCGGGTGGGGATCGACCAGGGTGATGGCTAAGTCGCGGTCGCCGAGGAGTTCGGGGGCGCTGGCGACGAGGCGCTCGAGCATGCCGGTTGCGCCGGGCCCGGCGCCTACGATGACGAGGTCCATTACACCCCCTAATTCCTACGGGCATAGTAGGCAGGGAACTTGCCGGTCAGCCACACGGAGGTTTCTGATGCCTGTTGAGTTCCTCGGTATCGGCGCGACTAACGACGGCTCCGAGACCCACCCGCGCAGCGGTCCGGTCTTCGACAAGCAGTACACGCTGGAGGCGGCCCGCGCCCACGAAGACAGCGGCTGGGACCGCGTTCTGTACGCCTACGGATCCTCGTCACCCGATCCGGGCCAGGCCGCCGCCTTCGTGGCGTCGAAGCTCGATCGGTTGCAGCTCCTGCTCGCGCACCGGCCCAACGTCTCGTACCCGACGTTCGCGGCCAAGGAGTTCGCGACGCTCGACCAGATCAGCGACGGCCGGCTGACCGTGCATTTCATCACCGGAGGGAGCGACCAGGAGCAGCGGCGCGAGGGTGACACGCTGACCAAGGACGAGCGCTACAGCCGGACCCGCGAGTACATCCAGATCGTCAAACGGGCCTGGACCGAGACCGAGCCGTTCGACCACCACGGCCAGCACTACCAATTCGACGACTTCTCGCTGGACGTCCGCCCGGTGCAGCAGCCGCGACCGCGGGTGTCGTTCGGAGGCTCGTCGGCGGCCGCGTACTCGGCCGGAGGCGCGGAAGCCGACATCTACGCGCTCTGGGGTGAGCCGCTGGCCTCGACGAAGGAGCAGATCGCGTCGGTGTACGCGGCCGCGCGGGCGGCGGGGCGGACGTCGATGCCGGTGCTGCAGGTCGCGTTCCGCCCGATTCTCGGTCCGACCGAATCCTCGGCCTGGGACAAGGCGGAAGCGATCGTCGATCGGATCGCCTCCCGGGGACCGTTCGTGCGGCGGCGGGTGCCGGGCGCTCCGCAGAACGCGGGCTCGCAGCGGCTGATCGCGATCGCCGAGCAGGGTGACCGGTTCGACCGCGCGCTGTGGACCCGCACGGCCGCCGTGACCGGCGGCGCCGGGAACTCGAACGCGCTGGTCGGGACGCCGGAGACGGTGGCCGCGGCGCTGCTGGACTACTACGACCTGGGCGTCCGCATCTTCTCGGCCCGGGGGTACGACACGATCGCCGATGCGGTCGAGTTCGGCGAGCAGGTCATTCCGCTGGTGCGGGCCGAAGTGGCCCGGCGGGAGAGGCTTGACCCTCACGCGGCGTGAGTCCTTAGCGTCGTCTCCATGAGTTGGTCGGTGGGGCAGGTCGCGGCGTCGTCGGGAATCACCGTGCGGACGCTGCACCACTACGAAGCGATCGGTCTGCTGGTGCCCCGGGGACGGACGTCTTCGGGTTATCGGCAGTACTCCTACGACGACCTCGAGCGCCTGCAGCGCATCCTCGCGTACCGGCGGCTCGGGTTCGGGCTGGAGGAGATCGCGGAGGTGCTGGAGTCCTCGGATCCGGTCGATCACCTGCGGCGACAGCATGCCGTCCTGACCGACCGGATCGAGGAACTGCAGCAGATGGTCACCGCGATCGAGAAGACGATGGAGGCGCGGAAGATGGGCGTTTCACTCACCCCGGCGGAGATGTTCGAGGTGTTCGGTTCGAGCGATCCGACGCAGTACGAGGACGAGGTCCGCGAGAGGTGGGGCGAGACCGAGGCGTACCGGCAGTCGCAGCAGCGGACCGGGCAGTACACGAAGGACGACTGGATCCGGATCCGCGACGAGGCGGCGGCGAACGTCGCGGTGTTCGAGGCATTGTTCCGGGCCGGGGAGCCAGCGACGTCGGTGGCCGCCATGGACGCCGCGGAGGAGCACCGGCAGCACATCTCAAGGTGGTTCTACGACTGCGGGTACGACATCCACCGGGGACTCGGGACGATGTA from the Cryptosporangium phraense genome contains:
- a CDS encoding LLM class flavin-dependent oxidoreductase — encoded protein: MPVEFLGIGATNDGSETHPRSGPVFDKQYTLEAARAHEDSGWDRVLYAYGSSSPDPGQAAAFVASKLDRLQLLLAHRPNVSYPTFAAKEFATLDQISDGRLTVHFITGGSDQEQRREGDTLTKDERYSRTREYIQIVKRAWTETEPFDHHGQHYQFDDFSLDVRPVQQPRPRVSFGGSSAAAYSAGGAEADIYALWGEPLASTKEQIASVYAAARAAGRTSMPVLQVAFRPILGPTESSAWDKAEAIVDRIASRGPFVRRRVPGAPQNAGSQRLIAIAEQGDRFDRALWTRTAAVTGGAGNSNALVGTPETVAAALLDYYDLGVRIFSARGYDTIADAVEFGEQVIPLVRAEVARRERLDPHAA
- a CDS encoding MerR family transcriptional regulator — protein: MSWSVGQVAASSGITVRTLHHYEAIGLLVPRGRTSSGYRQYSYDDLERLQRILAYRRLGFGLEEIAEVLESSDPVDHLRRQHAVLTDRIEELQQMVTAIEKTMEARKMGVSLTPAEMFEVFGSSDPTQYEDEVRERWGETEAYRQSQQRTGQYTKDDWIRIRDEAAANVAVFEALFRAGEPATSVAAMDAAEEHRQHISRWFYDCGYDIHRGLGTMYVEDPRFTANYDAETPGLAAYLRDAIHANADRFQK